The genomic window CGACACAAGCGTGGTTAAGACACAACAGTGCCAGTGGGGAACGAGTTCACTTGAATGAGCACAAAATTGCTGCTTGTCTTCACGCTTTGATAGTGTTGGACCTTTTTGGTTGCGACGAGTCGTCTCCAATGGGGAATGAGTTCACTTGGATGATTAAGAACTTCTCATCTAATTTGCAATCTGATTTAATTTGGTTCTTGCAGGATTCTTATGGGAGAAAAAActgctaattttttttctctgtttctcgtTGTTGctgattttcaaaatttgccTTGTGGATGGAGAAGACACGCAAGATTTTGCCTAACTGTTGTAAATCAAATTTCCGATAAACTCTCCTTACATCGAGGTCAGTTCCATAACGCTTTTGGACAAAAGAAAGTTcgtgtgtttgtgtttgttttgagtTACATCAATTTTATCTTTTCGTGGTCTTCAGAAACAGAACGATGGTTCGATGAAAAGATTCCTGTTCATGGGTATGAAGAAATGATTTCTCTTGCCAAACTTAATGTCAGAAAAGGTGGATTTCTTGTGAAAAATGAAGTCAAAATTGTTGTGGAGGTTGATGTTCTTCAAGTTATTGGCAACTTAGATGTTTCTGAGGTGTCTAGTCATTTGCACAAGGAAACTTCATCAGTCGATGTCAATGGGTTTCTAGTTCTTCCTTCACAAGTAACAAGTTCTCAAAGATTCAAACTCTTTTATAGATATGAGTTTTATACTTtattcatcattttttataacttCAGGTGGAATCTGCGAAACTTATATTCGAAAGACACTCAGACATGGCACTGGAGTTCCGAGCAAAGAACCAATATGTGAGGACATCATGTATGAATGTACTCCTCAGCCTAATCGATACACTGTGCCAGTCACTGCAAGATTTTTCCATTGATGACCTCGGCCAAGCAGAGAGAGCACTAACATACCTGAAAGATTCAGACTTTAAGGTGGATTGGTTGGAGCGTAAACTGGAAGAAgtaaaggaaaagaagatagaagaGCAGATTGGTAAGACTCGGATGCAAGAATTAGAGGAAGAGTTTGAGTCTAGGTTTCAAAATTAGGTCCTAACATAGGAAGCTAGAGAGACTTTTATTGAAACTGGAAGCtcctatattttattttaaagaacaaacctttttgTTGAGAGAACTTGCTAGGATTTTGTTAGTTGCCTCATTCTTGATGACTATGCAAACAGATTATTGTCAGCAAAGGTTAAGCTACAAGGTGTATTTATCAATTTTCAGTATTTATGTTAGCTAATTAAAAGCTTAACTTTGATGAATctgttaaaaagaaacattttacCACGTAGAGAGTAAACAATGAAGTCAAAATTGTTGTTCGAGGAAAAACTCTCTTGTCATGGGTTAGAAGAAATGCTACTCCTTTCCGAACTTAATGCCAAAGAAGGTGGATTTCTTGTGAACAATGAAGTCAAGATTATTGCAGAGGTAGATGTTCTTCAGGTTATTGGCAAATTAGATGTTTCTGAAAATACTCAACCTCGAAAAGGATAAGGCTaaatgatgatggtgaaagCTTTGATGTCAATGTGTTTCAGGTTCTTCCTTCACAggtaacattttttataaagatcCAAACTGTTTAAGAATGTCTTTGCCAACTCCATCCAATAGTGTTGTGTCTTTGTGTTGTGTAATGTATTCAAGCAATTATCAATGTAGAAGATTAAAGTAAaatggtttttgttctttctctctaaagacaatgaaaccaaaacagagtaaaagatagagagaaagtgagaatCACAACAGATTTATGCATGATGTCCTCATATGTTGGTTCTTTGCTTTGAACTCTAGTGCTATGTCTGGGTGTATTACGAATATACGTTTTAAAGATTCCACCTGCAGTTGAAAAAATGATGTAGAAAGTATAAACGGAATGGTCTCATTTTAAGTTGGTTGAAGAGCGATTATATCTCCTAGAACTCCTTTTTGTCCTTTTCAATATGTTCTCACCAATTAATCATCCCTTCTTAATAGAATCAATCAAACAGACCCATTCTCAGACCACCTCCATTGGTGATCCTTAAGAGTTTCTAAGCACAAATCCTTatgaaaaaagtttaaaaataattcaaaaatgtgaaattaagCAAGGTATGCACCTTAGCTTAGGTATTCTTTGGTTTCTAAGAAACTTATATGTGGTAGTTTTTCATTggctggagaagaagacaaaacaaaacataaaatctttcacatttttttaatatcttctgaagataaatttgaaaataaatctaattgcttttggtttcttttaattgaatagatagcaaaaatattatttgagtcaaatttaaatttaatcgttattccaattttttatttgtctttttatatgtttttatgtcatatatgtttatgatttaagaatttttaataattattatgcTTTATCAAATCGAAATACttatgatttttcattttaaaactaaccttttttttctttaaagaaacCCACTTAAGGATTCCACCATTGgacaataaaaatagtaaagactcaacaaaatctctaaacttcaaaataatcaaaatttattcttaaaaaaattaaaagattccACGTTAGGACTCCACCAATGGAGGTACTTTCAGGTTTCTACATTTTATAACGACCTCTTATTGGACACCATCCTTTTATGGACGTATatgcaataaaaataattataagttGCAATTACCATACgtgaataaaatatatgtgtgATTGCAAATTTTCAATAGAAACAGAAGTAAACCAATATGTGATATAACTCGAACCAGATTGAGTAAGTGTAACCAGTGGTATAAGTAAGTGTAACGCTAAATAGAAATTCCAATAGCCAaagcttcttttattttttgaactctttaaaagaaaaaacataacgAGTTACTCGGCCAcaccattttctttatatactAAAACGAGTAATGTTTTATAATCACATCTATTTAATTCAACTTTGAACTTTGAATTCTCGTTGGTCTCGTTTGTTTCCTAACGGTCGTTTTTAATTGCGTAAAACATTTGACGCTTCCGGCCATATTATTTCTATCAAAGTGTAATTTAATGTATAATTGATCAACAAATGTTGCTCCTGTCAAGAATCAATCACGATTACATTACAGATCAACCATGGTCTCAAATAATCAATCATGGTCCCAAATAAGTCAAAGTATATGAACTACAATTATGTTGTAATTAGAAGGCTGTAGAATTCTTGATGTATATAAATAGGGGTGTCAAAACGGTtaacccaactcaactcaactcataattAAATGAGTTTAGAATTAAAtaagttatgggttgacccaacctATTTAACATaatgagttgggtcaacccataactcatttaatttgatgggttaacccatttgagtaataatttaattaattattattataaaacaataataaataattattattattaataattattaatttattatcatcataCTAGGATATTTACGGATTTCACTTTTACgaattttcgtttttggcggggaaattacgggtttacgtttttggtgggaaaattacgggtttacgtttttggcgggaaaatcacgagTTTAggtttttggcgagaaaatcacgggtttttgttttaggcCGGGAAATTAcgggtttaaggttttgacGGAAAAATTAAGGGTTTACGTTTTaggcgggaaaatcacgggtttacaattttggcgggaaaattacggatttaaGTTTTTGGCGGGTAAATCACGCGTTTACGTTTTTgggcgggaaaatcacgggtttacgtttttggcgggaaaatcacgggtttacgtttttggcgggaaaattaagggtttacgtttttggcgagaaaattacgggtttatatttttggcgggaaaattacgggtttacgtttttggcgggaaaattatgggtttacgtttttggcgggaaaatcacgagtttacttttttggcgggaaaatcacgagtttagttttttggcggaaaaatcacgggtttacgtttttggcgggaaaattaagggtttacgtttttgggcgggaaaaattacgggtttatgttttcggcaggaaaattacgagtttacgtttttggcgggaaaatttcgggtttacgtttttggcgggaaaatcacgagtttactttttttcaatttcatcgcttgtatatttaagaaatttggcaaaaatattgattttataaattggtttagatatgttggttaaacttaaactgatattggtttagagattttagttggtttaattcaattttacaaaatttgatgggttaattgggtaaaccattgaaaccattaaccattccaacccaactcattttactcacCAAACCAATTAACCCAataactcatttgacccatcaactcatttgagtcaaaaattttaactcattagggttcatgggttgagttgagttgggttgacccatgaattttgacccattttgacacccctatatataaacaattctttttttttctttgtatataaacaattGTATCTCAAAGCTACAGAATCTTCCAATTCGCAATCCTTTTTCTATAGCaccatttttcattattttatgtATGACTAGAGAGTGAGACTGACTCGTGGTATACTGCacattgatattttattagaaaattgaagattttatttaattaatattatttatatataaattatattaaaaggTATACCacaaacttatatatttatcaaaattaaatttttgtttttaaaataatttagatatatgctattgttttttatttatgatacaCCTTAAGAcgatttttataactaaaaaaattaaaattttaatttatatttgttttattaatattgttagttttgttattttaaacaattgtataattgtattttgattgttaatcCTATGATTTCACCCATAGTATACCATCTAATATTAATATCAACCTAAATCCGTCAcaccatataaccccg from Arabidopsis thaliana chromosome 3, partial sequence includes these protein-coding regions:
- a CDS encoding TRAF-like superfamily protein (TRAF-like superfamily protein; FUNCTIONS IN: molecular_function unknown; INVOLVED IN: biological_process unknown; LOCATED IN: endomembrane system; CONTAINS InterPro DOMAIN/s: MATH (InterPro:IPR002083); BEST Arabidopsis thaliana protein match is: Meprin and TRAF (MATH) homology domain-containing protein (TAIR:AT3G44800.1); Has 431 Blast hits to 262 proteins in 3 species: Archae - 0; Bacteria - 0; Metazoa - 0; Fungi - 0; Plants - 431; Viruses - 0; Other Eukaryotes - 0 (source: NCBI BLink).), with product MISLAKLNVRKGGFLVKNEVKIVVEVDVLQVIGNLDVSEVSSHLHKETSSVDVNGFLVLPSQVESAKLIFERHSDMALEFRAKNQYVRTSCMNVLLSLIDTLCQSLQDFSIDDLGQAERALTYLKDSDFKVDWLERKLEEVKEKKIEEQIGKTRMQELEEEFESRELARILLVASFLMTMQTDYCQQRLSYKEKLSCHGLEEMLLLSELNAKEGGFLVNNEVKIIAEVDVLQVIGKLDVSENTQPRKG